One stretch of Diorhabda carinulata isolate Delta chromosome 5, icDioCari1.1, whole genome shotgun sequence DNA includes these proteins:
- the LOC130894593 gene encoding partitioning defective protein 6: MSKNKIVRSCDTKIEVKSKFDAEFRRFSVERNSQIKFEDFRSLIERLHGLKETPFLVSYIDPSDQDLLPINNDDNLRRALFNAKPLLRVIIQRKGNSLEELNGYGTLKPRNLISTILGGTPAKTKTLPISNPHDFRQVSAIIDVDIVPETCRRVRLLKHGSDKPLGFYIRDGTSVKVTQNGLEKIPGIFISRLVPGGLAESTGLLAVNDEVLEVNGIEVAGKTLDQVTDMMVANSSNLIITVKPANQRTVGPPRRGSFGRSSHMSSGSHHSNTTAGSDPEDKYDQDEIVDLTAGITIEENQTKDDGILHL; the protein is encoded by the exons tTTGATGCGGAATTTAGAAGATTTAGTGTGGAACGTAACtcccaaataaaatttgaagacTTTAGATCTCTTATTGAACGTTTACACGGCCTGAAAGAGACGCCATTTTTAGTTTCCTATATAGATCCCAGCGATCAAGATTTGCTTCCTATAAATAACGATGATAATCTAAGGAGAGCGCTTTTCAATGCTAAACCATTGCTCAGAGTTATAATACAAAGAAAAG GAAATAGTTTAGAAGAACTGAATGGTTATGGTACGCTGAAGCCTAGAAATTTAATATCTACCATATTAGGTGGAACACCAGCTAAAACGAAAACACTTCCTATTTCAAATCCCCACGATTTTAGGCAAGTTTCAGCTATTATAGATGTAGATATTGTACCAGAAACATGCAGGAGAGTTAGGCTACTGAAGCACGGGTCAGATAAACCTTTGGGGTTTTACATAAGAGATGGTACAAGTGTAAAAGTTACACAAAACGGTCTTGAAAAGATTCCCGGTATATTTATCTCACGATTAGTGCCCGGAGGTCTTGCAGAATCCACAGGACTTTTAGCTGTTAATGATGAAGTCCTGGAAGTCAACGGTATAGAAGTTGCTGGTAAGACTCTTGACCAAGTCACTGATATGATGGTAGCAAATagttcaaatttaataataaccgTCAAACCGGCAAATCAAAGGACAGTGGGGCCTCCAAGGAGAGGAAGTTTTGGAAGAAGTTCACATATGTCCAGTGGATCACATCACTCAAATACTACAGCCGGTTCAGATCCAGAAGATAAGTATGATCAGGATGAAATTGTCGATCTTACAG CTGGAATAACTATAGAAGAGAATCAAACGAAAGATGATGGAATTCTTCACCTATGA